A window of Paenibacillus sp. 19GGS1-52 contains these coding sequences:
- a CDS encoding carbohydrate ABC transporter permease, with protein sequence MAKGKRFFTYLLLSIVAIVSIFPFLWMVISSTNMSVDVTRGRLLPGGYLLENFRKLLDTTDLQLSLINSAKISITTTVLALLIASLAGYGFEVFRSRAKDIVFNILLLSMMIPFAALMVPLYRFFGHISNVAPWMGIDTMTSVILPTVTTAFLIFFFRQSTKMFPKELLEAGRMDGLSELGIFLRIYLPTMKTTYAAGAIITFMSSWNSYLWPLIVLQTPQTKTMPLLISTLGSGYAPDYGMIMIAIVIGTIPTALVFFLMQKQFVAGMIGSVK encoded by the coding sequence ATGGCTAAGGGCAAACGTTTCTTCACCTATCTATTATTAAGTATTGTTGCCATTGTCTCCATCTTCCCGTTTCTGTGGATGGTGATCAGCTCTACCAATATGTCCGTAGATGTAACGCGTGGACGTTTATTACCTGGTGGTTATCTATTGGAGAATTTCCGCAAACTGCTGGACACCACTGACTTACAGCTGTCGCTAATCAATTCGGCGAAAATTTCCATTACGACTACGGTGTTGGCTCTGCTCATTGCCTCCTTGGCGGGTTATGGATTTGAAGTGTTCCGCAGCCGAGCGAAGGATATTGTATTCAATATCTTACTGTTATCGATGATGATTCCTTTTGCTGCACTGATGGTTCCACTGTATCGGTTCTTTGGACATATCTCCAATGTTGCTCCGTGGATGGGGATTGATACGATGACTTCGGTTATCCTACCTACGGTAACTACGGCTTTTCTCATCTTTTTCTTTCGGCAGAGTACGAAAATGTTCCCTAAGGAGCTGCTCGAAGCCGGGCGGATGGATGGCCTCAGCGAGCTGGGGATCTTCCTGCGGATTTATCTTCCTACGATGAAGACGACCTATGCGGCAGGTGCGATTATTACGTTCATGTCCAGCTGGAACAGTTATTTGTGGCCGTTGATTGTACTGCAAACTCCGCAGACCAAAACAATGCCGCTATTGATCTCCACGCTGGGTTCGGGATATGCACCGGATTACGGGATGATCATGATTGCGATTGTTATCGGCACGATTCCGACGGCGTTGGTATTCTTTTTGATGCAGAAGCAGTTTGTGGCGGGTATGATCGGCTCGGTGAAATAA
- a CDS encoding DinB family protein: protein MQTLFRYNWMVREEWYKWCENLPEAELLKPRTGGVGGILKTLFHIADVEWSWITSIQGKPDFQEDFEQYRNLQKVRELDAAFRPEVEQFVMAWNEGLERKIYEDHRPDGSVVTDAWGEVMRHVIAHEIHHVGQLSIWAREVGKTPVSANLIGKGLMNSLPGGL from the coding sequence ATGCAAACCCTGTTTCGTTACAACTGGATGGTCCGCGAGGAATGGTATAAGTGGTGTGAGAACTTGCCTGAAGCAGAGCTATTGAAACCTCGTACAGGTGGAGTAGGCGGGATTCTGAAGACGCTGTTCCATATTGCCGATGTGGAGTGGAGCTGGATTACGTCTATTCAGGGAAAACCGGATTTTCAGGAGGACTTTGAGCAGTATCGCAATCTGCAAAAGGTACGCGAGCTGGACGCAGCCTTCCGGCCCGAGGTGGAGCAATTTGTAATGGCCTGGAATGAGGGGCTGGAGCGGAAGATATATGAGGACCACCGTCCGGATGGGTCCGTGGTTACCGATGCTTGGGGTGAAGTAATGCGCCATGTAATTGCCCATGAAATACATCATGTGGGGCAATTGTCCATTTGGGCCAGAGAAGTTGGAAAGACGCCGGTCTCGGCAAATCTAATTGGCAAGGGGTTAATGAACAGTCTGCCTGGTGGATTATAA
- a CDS encoding copper amine oxidase N-terminal domain-containing protein, with the protein MIRKTGLQFLIFMLLSLCGIGSAVAASNLNIMVNNSSVDYGVLLVSGRTMVPIKAFQSFNNTVIQWDAVAKKATITRDATVIELIAGERTASVNSKLVPLDAPVKIVEGRVTVPLRFIAEALGARVKVDAATKTVWIQESASAAIVKNFNSSDLVISRKAALQMPIDESEPYQLTADDEALSVSYYFPKGKSDRYFVVYGDLVTYYEINHNIKKVMWAADLDSSKEAVNKDITSLFGHPVQKEYGVEPALSDGYAYFYNSIWGSQVLYGMVYTDGTTSAESGQLNDWPDTRYYFIVAIPGETKL; encoded by the coding sequence ATGATCCGGAAGACAGGGCTGCAGTTCTTGATATTCATGCTTTTGTCCTTATGCGGAATCGGTTCGGCTGTTGCAGCTTCAAATCTTAATATTATGGTAAATAATTCCAGTGTCGATTATGGAGTATTGCTTGTTTCTGGCAGAACGATGGTGCCGATTAAGGCTTTTCAAAGTTTTAATAATACGGTTATTCAGTGGGACGCTGTAGCAAAGAAAGCGACAATAACAAGAGATGCTACGGTTATTGAACTTATTGCCGGTGAACGGACGGCGTCAGTTAACTCCAAGCTTGTACCGCTGGACGCTCCCGTAAAGATAGTGGAAGGCAGAGTCACTGTACCGCTAAGATTCATTGCTGAGGCACTGGGTGCCAGAGTGAAAGTAGATGCTGCAACAAAAACAGTCTGGATTCAGGAAAGCGCTAGTGCAGCTATTGTAAAAAACTTTAACAGCAGTGACCTGGTTATTTCGAGAAAAGCTGCCTTGCAGATGCCGATCGATGAAAGCGAACCCTATCAACTGACCGCTGATGATGAGGCGTTGTCTGTATCGTATTATTTTCCTAAAGGAAAGTCGGATCGCTATTTCGTTGTTTATGGGGATTTAGTAACGTACTACGAAATCAACCATAATATTAAAAAAGTGATGTGGGCAGCAGATCTGGACAGCTCGAAGGAAGCGGTCAACAAAGATATTACGTCACTGTTCGGACACCCTGTTCAAAAAGAATATGGAGTAGAACCCGCTCTATCTGATGGGTATGCTTATTTCTATAATAGTATATGGGGAAGTCAGGTTCTTTATGGAATGGTTTATACAGATGGCACCACCTCAGCAGAATCAGGTCAACTGAATGACTGGCCCGACACACGTTACTATTTCATTGTTGCTATCCCGGGAGAGACCAAACTCTAG
- a CDS encoding DUF4173 domain-containing protein, with the protein MTDEAISRPVSALIAAFLLAIIHQYLFYGKLAGVSYPIFVSLFYIFMLYYAKDKIRKPTGFSYTLLGVIALLSLTNALFHNWFFFELNLLVIPVLIVLHMTYMLSDKRPSWSRIGIIGNALEHFFPQTLRHWNTVLTIVKRTNGRKLQDERKQVLVKVLIGLAISFPLLLIVISLLSSADGVFKHILNEFPTLLERISFGEGFVRVLWVVVLGLGFFGLVWGFVDSKIYNWTLPQPNESELELEPTTFKVDPVIITTILIAINTVYVLFVFVQFSYLFGAWEGILPADSSYADYARSGFFELIMVTAINFVILMLALLSGEKGNLLLHRIINVLLYVLVGCSTVMLYSAYTRLTLYEQAYGYTYIRFLVHSFMIFLALLLCLAAIRISKKEFPLAKCYIVLGLLSYVVMNYIGMDVIIANNNIDRYEVSSNIDAAYLSRLSPEAIPTLISFSRKENGLLDNNLRDELVDFRKKERSWQSFNVSEYRAERALEKYFEE; encoded by the coding sequence ATGACCGATGAAGCTATCTCTAGGCCGGTATCCGCCTTAATTGCTGCATTCCTGCTGGCTATTATTCATCAGTATCTGTTCTATGGAAAGCTGGCGGGCGTATCCTATCCCATCTTTGTGAGTCTGTTCTACATCTTTATGCTGTATTATGCCAAGGACAAGATACGCAAGCCTACAGGATTCAGCTATACTTTACTGGGAGTAATCGCTCTACTTTCCTTGACGAATGCCTTATTTCATAACTGGTTTTTCTTCGAGCTGAATTTGTTGGTGATCCCGGTGCTGATCGTACTACATATGACTTACATGCTTAGTGACAAGCGGCCGTCTTGGAGTCGGATCGGAATTATTGGCAATGCTCTGGAGCATTTTTTTCCGCAGACGCTAAGGCATTGGAACACCGTATTAACGATCGTCAAAAGAACCAATGGCCGCAAACTGCAGGATGAACGCAAACAGGTACTGGTAAAAGTGCTGATCGGATTGGCTATATCCTTTCCGCTGCTGCTGATTGTGATTTCACTGCTCTCATCGGCAGATGGGGTGTTCAAGCATATACTGAATGAATTTCCTACCTTACTGGAGCGAATTTCGTTTGGGGAAGGATTTGTGCGGGTCCTCTGGGTTGTTGTGCTGGGACTGGGCTTCTTCGGCTTAGTATGGGGTTTTGTCGATTCCAAGATCTATAACTGGACCTTGCCACAGCCTAACGAGAGCGAGCTTGAATTGGAGCCGACAACCTTTAAAGTCGATCCGGTGATCATAACGACTATACTCATCGCTATTAATACGGTTTATGTACTGTTCGTATTTGTACAATTTTCTTATTTGTTCGGTGCCTGGGAGGGGATCCTGCCTGCCGACAGTTCCTATGCGGATTATGCCCGAAGCGGTTTCTTCGAGTTAATTATGGTGACGGCGATTAATTTCGTGATTCTGATGCTGGCACTGCTGTCGGGTGAAAAAGGCAACCTGCTGCTGCATAGGATCATCAATGTCCTGCTGTATGTGCTGGTTGGCTGCTCCACAGTAATGTTATATTCTGCTTACACTAGACTGACGCTTTATGAACAAGCCTATGGATATACGTATATTCGTTTTCTGGTTCATTCCTTTATGATCTTTCTGGCGTTGCTGCTGTGTCTCGCCGCAATACGGATAAGCAAGAAGGAGTTTCCACTGGCTAAATGCTATATTGTGCTCGGTTTGCTTTCCTATGTTGTTATGAACTATATAGGAATGGACGTTATCATCGCGAATAATAATATCGACCGTTATGAAGTAAGTAGCAATATAGATGCCGCGTATTTGTCCAGACTGTCACCTGAGGCAATTCCTACCTTAATCAGCTTTAGTCGTAAAGAGAATGGGCTATTGGATAACAATCTGCGGGATGAACTGGTGGATTTCAGGAAGAAGGAACGGAGCTGGCAGTCCTTTAATGTGTCAGAGTATCGGGCGGAACGGGCGCTGGAGAAATATTTTGAAGAGTGA
- a CDS encoding ABC transporter substrate-binding protein: protein MKLHSQFLKLHSHYGQATEISVTLDELALVLDCTHRNVLHIINKMVKQAWITWTPRRGRGHRSIMEFLVPSEEIALQSMMQAISRQDIQHAIEGIKTHARSSALQDTLQGWLLTYFGHHSEIRSDKQIDTLRLPITQQLHSFDPLYMNLLAESFVASHVFDGLVARSGEGDKIIPGLAHAWEVDESRTVWTFFLRKEVLFHHGKVLVAEDVVYSFQRLMLTSQRTLYSFIYKEIQEVSALGHSAVRIQLKQPNELFLPFLCTSRAAIVPRKLEGMSELSFGRRPLGTGPFKVVEMNEDTCVLEVFPYYFQGRAHLDRVEVIYVPWDIEAASAENGAAFHVIQNPSSADPSSWSRIHSASSTRKFVTCNTKKKGPLSDPSLRAMIVSCLQEESICKESEQVAVQPCSLQIATIPQYAGDAEYIVAALARHGYACKIVTVSPEEFKGPIRLESDFIVFSLFRDQDEQLRLFDLYLTLAQHIEPHTRMDIESRLKRIAREPDSQARAAAFKQIEHRLTSEHHLHILYENPTQTAYLPSVRGVTFNSQGWVDLRHVWFPPLL, encoded by the coding sequence ATGAAGCTGCACAGCCAATTTTTGAAGCTTCACTCCCACTATGGACAAGCAACAGAAATCTCTGTCACTCTGGATGAGCTGGCTTTGGTCTTGGACTGCACACATCGTAATGTACTGCATATTATCAATAAAATGGTCAAGCAGGCTTGGATCACCTGGACTCCCAGACGCGGACGTGGACACCGTTCTATAATGGAGTTCCTTGTTCCCTCCGAGGAAATTGCCCTGCAATCCATGATGCAAGCCATTAGCCGCCAAGATATTCAACATGCCATCGAAGGCATTAAGACACATGCCCGTTCTTCTGCGTTGCAAGATACGCTGCAGGGCTGGCTGCTAACCTATTTCGGCCACCATTCCGAGATACGCAGCGATAAGCAGATTGATACACTCCGATTGCCGATTACTCAGCAGTTGCACAGCTTTGATCCTCTGTATATGAATCTGCTGGCGGAATCCTTTGTGGCCAGTCACGTATTTGATGGGCTAGTGGCGCGGAGTGGCGAAGGAGACAAGATTATACCAGGTCTTGCGCATGCCTGGGAGGTGGATGAGAGCCGCACGGTCTGGACTTTTTTTCTGCGCAAGGAGGTCCTGTTCCATCATGGGAAGGTGCTGGTGGCTGAGGATGTTGTTTATTCGTTTCAGCGGCTGATGCTAACGTCACAACGGACTTTGTATAGTTTTATTTACAAGGAAATTCAAGAGGTATCGGCGCTGGGTCATTCTGCGGTCCGCATACAGCTTAAACAGCCGAATGAGCTTTTTCTTCCCTTCTTATGCACTAGCCGAGCCGCTATTGTGCCGCGTAAGCTGGAAGGAATGAGTGAACTCAGCTTTGGCCGCAGGCCGCTGGGTACAGGACCGTTCAAGGTTGTCGAGATGAATGAGGACACTTGCGTGCTGGAGGTTTTTCCGTATTATTTTCAGGGACGGGCTCACTTGGATCGCGTAGAAGTCATCTATGTTCCATGGGATATTGAGGCAGCTTCAGCAGAGAACGGCGCTGCCTTTCATGTCATCCAGAATCCTTCCTCCGCTGACCCTTCCTCCTGGAGCCGGATTCATTCCGCGTCCTCCACCCGTAAATTTGTGACCTGCAACACCAAAAAGAAGGGGCCACTGAGTGATCCCTCCCTGCGGGCAATGATTGTATCCTGTTTACAAGAAGAATCCATATGCAAGGAATCTGAACAAGTCGCTGTACAGCCATGCTCTCTACAGATTGCGACTATCCCACAGTACGCCGGTGATGCAGAATACATTGTTGCAGCTCTGGCAAGGCATGGCTATGCCTGCAAGATTGTCACGGTCTCCCCGGAGGAATTCAAAGGCCCGATCCGGCTGGAATCCGATTTTATCGTCTTCTCCCTATTCCGCGATCAGGATGAGCAGCTCCGGCTGTTTGACCTTTACCTAACCTTAGCCCAGCATATCGAGCCACATACCCGGATGGATATTGAAAGCAGGCTAAAGCGGATCGCGCGCGAGCCTGACTCACAGGCTAGAGCCGCAGCCTTCAAACAGATTGAACACCGTCTGACGAGTGAGCATCACCTGCATATTTTGTATGAAAATCCTACCCAGACTGCCTACCTGCCCTCCGTCCGCGGCGTAACCTTCAACAGTCAGGGCTGGGTTGACCTGCGCCATGTGTGGTTTCCGCCGCTTTTATAA
- a CDS encoding sugar ABC transporter permease, translating to MNNAKSNLNFRRKSVLTGWSFVLLAVILIFVFYFYPMIQALIMSFQTGTGSNLEFTGFDNYKRLFQDTTFITAVKNTFIYLLVQVPIMIILALFISVLLNDSKLKMKGFFRTAIFLPCVTSLVAYSIVFKYLFAGNGLVNTFLMNLHWIDAPLGWLTDPFWAKITIIIAITWRWTGYNMIFYLSALQNIDNSIYEAARIDGASAPRQFFGITVPLLKPIILFTSITSTIGTLQLFDEVMNITKGGPGNATLTISQYIYNLSFKYSADFGYAATVSYSIVIMIGVLSFLQFKVAGDKNG from the coding sequence GTGAATAATGCAAAATCAAACCTAAACTTCCGCCGTAAAAGTGTATTAACCGGATGGTCCTTCGTCCTGTTGGCGGTTATTCTAATTTTTGTCTTTTATTTTTATCCGATGATTCAGGCCCTTATTATGTCGTTCCAGACAGGTACCGGCAGCAATCTTGAATTTACTGGATTTGACAACTATAAGCGGTTATTTCAAGATACAACCTTTATTACTGCCGTTAAGAACACATTTATTTATCTGTTGGTGCAAGTGCCAATTATGATCATTTTGGCCCTATTCATTTCCGTACTGCTCAATGACAGTAAGCTGAAGATGAAGGGATTTTTTCGGACAGCCATCTTTCTGCCCTGTGTGACCTCACTGGTTGCCTATTCCATCGTATTCAAATATTTATTCGCTGGTAATGGCTTGGTGAACACCTTCCTCATGAATTTACATTGGATTGATGCTCCATTAGGGTGGCTGACCGATCCTTTTTGGGCCAAGATTACTATTATTATTGCAATCACTTGGCGTTGGACTGGATACAACATGATCTTCTATCTGTCCGCGCTGCAAAATATCGACAATTCGATCTACGAGGCAGCCAGAATTGATGGGGCTTCGGCACCCCGGCAGTTTTTTGGAATTACTGTACCGCTGCTGAAGCCAATCATCCTGTTTACCTCTATCACTTCCACGATTGGTACACTACAGCTATTTGACGAAGTTATGAATATTACGAAAGGTGGGCCTGGTAACGCTACGCTCACGATTTCGCAATATATCTACAATCTGTCCTTCAAATATTCGGCAGACTTCGGTTATGCGGCTACGGTGTCCTACTCTATTGTAATTATGATCGGTGTGCTTTCGTTCCTCCAGTTCAAAGTGGCAGGTGATAAAAATGGCTAA
- a CDS encoding cyclic nucleotide-binding domain-containing protein, with protein sequence MQTIYDHEAIRVLAVEHGLDGIFSPRVTQKMELRCYEDGEAICSVGDHIDGLFVLVEGKLKIQTLLPNGKSMLVRFAKPMALIGDVELLHQYPVKNQVNSVGHSLLLVAGRKLLLRELEENAALLRFLVGELSHKLYTLGQTSALNLLYPVENRFASYLLSLFADNSGVQRVEEIRTSSLIETAELLGTSYRHLNRIVRRFIDEGMIARKRGRLSVLDEAKLSELANGNLYE encoded by the coding sequence ATGCAGACGATTTATGACCATGAAGCAATCCGCGTCCTGGCGGTGGAGCATGGTCTGGACGGTATATTTAGCCCGAGGGTTACCCAGAAGATGGAGCTGCGGTGTTATGAGGATGGGGAAGCCATCTGCTCCGTTGGCGATCATATTGATGGGCTGTTTGTGCTGGTCGAAGGGAAGCTCAAGATCCAGACGTTGTTGCCTAATGGAAAATCAATGCTGGTGAGGTTTGCTAAACCGATGGCGCTTATTGGAGATGTAGAATTATTACACCAGTATCCGGTCAAAAATCAGGTCAACTCCGTGGGACACAGCCTGCTGTTGGTGGCGGGAAGAAAGCTGCTGCTGCGAGAGTTGGAGGAAAATGCAGCTTTGCTGCGTTTCCTGGTTGGGGAGCTGAGCCATAAGCTATACACACTAGGGCAGACCTCAGCCCTTAACCTGCTATATCCGGTGGAGAACCGTTTTGCCAGCTATTTGCTGTCATTATTTGCTGATAACAGTGGCGTCCAGCGTGTGGAGGAGATCCGTACCTCAAGCCTGATCGAGACAGCAGAATTGCTTGGAACGAGTTATCGGCATCTGAATCGAATTGTGCGCCGTTTCATTGATGAGGGGATGATTGCCCGTAAGCGAGGACGCTTGAGTGTGCTGGATGAAGCGAAGCTGTCGGAGCTGGCAAATGGTAATTTGTACGAATAG
- a CDS encoding glycoside hydrolase family 2 TIM barrel-domain containing protein has translation MTEIMPSLDWLEDVKVFAVNRLKAHSDHKYYETVQEAEKGGPMALRHSLNGSWKFSYAVNPASRAAEFYQEDFSTEGWGHIAVPGHIQLQGFGQLQYANTMYPWDGHELLRPPHISKEHNPVGSYVKSFVVPAQLKDKPLYISFQGVESAFYLWLNGEFVGYSEDSFTPAEFDLSPYVRQEGENKLAVEVYQRSTGGWLEDQDFWRFSGIFREVYLYTVPQIHVRDLFLRTELDSSYRDGVLKISLDLAGDVAAGSVKLSLFNPADQSAGMVEANWLGVPLSLSMEVKAAELWSAEIPNLYTLYIHVFNEAGELIEAIPQRVGFRTFEMLDKIMSINGKRIVFKGVNRHEFNCRRGRAVTLEDMLWDIKTLKQNNINAVRTSHYPNQSEWYGLCDEYGIYVIDEMNLETHGSWQKLGAIEPSWVIPGDRPEWLDIVMDRAVSMVERDKNHPSIIIWSCGNESFGGEVIYKVSQYFKQIDPGRLVHYEGVFNDRRYNDTSDMESRMYAKVDSIEEYLQNDPQKPFVSCEYMHAMGNSLGGMHKYSELEGKYPLYQGGFIWDYIDQAMMAKDRYGQEYLAFGGDFGDRPTDYSFCTDGIVYADRKLSPKMQEVKFLYQDIKLLPDQAGVTLRNEGLFLGTDQYALHYSLHNEYGELECGLLEVQVAAQSKQFVAFNLGGLTAAGEYWINTSLRLKERTLWAEAGHEIAFGQKIFTVEAGTTDGIDRATTAVHNLGTQALRVVHGDVNIGVKGRDFSILFSKGAGSLVSLSYSGKELIAYPPAPLFWRATTDNDKGTALGFHAGAWYAASLLPRCVNIEVLEEAGQATVTFDYRLNISPDVKVTVAYTVLSDGSMVVKSRYEGTAGLPELPIFALSFKIPADYSQLNWLALGPEENYNDRSHGARLGEFSNTAADSLSGYVVPQESGNRTGVRRVSITNEDGAGIVISALAAKPLQCRISPYTAFELENAYHHYELPPIHYTVVTIAGEQMGVGGDDSWGAPVHPEYRVPSDGIIEYEFVISQAGKETNI, from the coding sequence GTGACAGAGATCATGCCCAGCCTGGACTGGCTGGAGGATGTGAAAGTATTTGCGGTGAACCGACTGAAAGCACATTCGGACCATAAATATTATGAAACAGTACAAGAGGCGGAAAAGGGCGGGCCCATGGCGCTGCGCCATAGCTTGAATGGGAGCTGGAAGTTCAGCTATGCGGTGAATCCGGCTAGCCGAGCGGCCGAGTTCTATCAGGAGGATTTCTCCACGGAGGGCTGGGGACATATCGCTGTACCCGGTCATATTCAACTGCAGGGCTTCGGCCAGTTGCAATATGCCAATACGATGTATCCGTGGGATGGTCATGAGTTGCTCCGGCCGCCGCATATTTCGAAAGAGCATAATCCGGTAGGCAGCTATGTGAAGTCATTTGTGGTGCCTGCTCAACTGAAGGACAAACCTTTATATATTTCTTTTCAAGGTGTGGAGTCGGCTTTTTACCTATGGCTGAATGGAGAATTTGTAGGCTATAGCGAAGACAGCTTCACTCCGGCGGAATTCGATTTGTCTCCTTATGTACGGCAGGAGGGAGAGAATAAGCTTGCGGTAGAGGTGTATCAACGCAGTACGGGCGGGTGGCTGGAGGATCAGGATTTCTGGCGTTTCTCGGGGATTTTTCGCGAGGTCTACCTGTATACGGTTCCGCAGATCCATGTGAGAGATTTATTTCTCCGCACAGAACTTGACTCATCCTACAGGGATGGAGTGCTTAAGATCAGTTTGGATCTGGCAGGGGACGTCGCTGCCGGAAGCGTTAAGTTGAGTCTATTTAACCCGGCGGATCAATCCGCTGGTATGGTGGAAGCCAATTGGTTAGGAGTACCCTTATCTTTATCTATGGAAGTAAAGGCTGCTGAGCTATGGAGCGCGGAAATTCCTAATTTATACACCCTTTATATTCATGTATTTAATGAGGCGGGGGAGTTAATCGAAGCTATTCCACAACGGGTGGGCTTCCGTACCTTTGAAATGCTGGATAAGATCATGAGTATTAATGGCAAGCGGATCGTATTTAAAGGGGTGAACCGGCACGAGTTCAACTGCCGAAGAGGGCGGGCGGTGACCCTGGAGGATATGCTCTGGGACATCAAGACCTTGAAGCAGAACAACATCAATGCCGTGAGAACCTCACATTATCCGAACCAGTCGGAATGGTATGGACTGTGTGATGAGTACGGGATCTATGTCATCGATGAGATGAATCTGGAAACCCATGGCTCTTGGCAAAAGCTTGGCGCGATAGAACCGTCCTGGGTGATCCCCGGTGATCGGCCGGAGTGGCTGGATATTGTGATGGACCGAGCGGTGTCGATGGTGGAGCGGGACAAGAATCATCCTTCAATTATCATCTGGTCCTGCGGCAACGAATCTTTTGGTGGAGAGGTAATTTATAAGGTCTCGCAATACTTTAAGCAGATCGACCCAGGCCGACTTGTCCATTATGAAGGAGTCTTTAATGACCGCAGATATAATGATACTAGTGATATGGAGAGCCGTATGTATGCCAAGGTAGACAGTATTGAGGAATATTTGCAGAATGATCCACAGAAACCTTTTGTCAGCTGTGAGTATATGCATGCTATGGGCAACTCGCTGGGTGGAATGCATAAATACAGTGAGTTGGAAGGGAAGTACCCGCTGTATCAGGGTGGTTTTATCTGGGATTACATCGATCAGGCAATGATGGCAAAAGACCGTTACGGCCAGGAGTATCTGGCCTTTGGTGGCGATTTCGGCGATCGGCCCACGGACTATAGCTTCTGTACCGATGGGATCGTATACGCGGACCGCAAACTGTCGCCCAAGATGCAGGAGGTGAAGTTCCTGTATCAGGATATTAAGCTTCTGCCGGATCAAGCCGGTGTGACCTTGCGAAATGAAGGCTTATTTCTGGGAACAGATCAGTATGCTCTGCATTATAGCCTGCACAATGAGTACGGTGAACTGGAATGTGGCCTATTAGAAGTACAGGTGGCAGCGCAAAGTAAGCAGTTCGTAGCGTTCAATCTTGGAGGTTTGACTGCTGCTGGCGAGTATTGGATCAATACGTCTTTGCGGCTTAAAGAGCGCACACTGTGGGCAGAGGCTGGACATGAGATCGCTTTTGGTCAAAAGATATTTACGGTTGAAGCTGGCACTACTGACGGAATTGATCGAGCAACGACTGCAGTGCACAACTTGGGAACCCAAGCGTTGCGGGTTGTGCATGGAGATGTGAATATCGGCGTAAAAGGTCGCGATTTCAGTATCCTGTTCTCCAAAGGGGCAGGCAGTCTTGTTTCGCTGAGCTACTCCGGCAAAGAGTTGATCGCTTATCCGCCAGCACCGTTATTCTGGAGAGCAACTACAGATAATGATAAAGGAACCGCACTGGGCTTTCATGCCGGGGCTTGGTATGCAGCCAGTCTGCTGCCAAGATGTGTAAATATTGAGGTACTGGAAGAGGCGGGTCAAGCAACGGTAACGTTCGATTACCGCTTGAATATCAGCCCCGATGTGAAGGTGACTGTGGCCTATACCGTTCTTTCGGATGGCAGCATGGTTGTTAAATCCCGGTATGAGGGAACAGCGGGACTGCCTGAGCTTCCGATCTTTGCCTTATCCTTCAAAATCCCGGCGGATTACAGCCAGCTGAATTGGCTTGCCTTGGGGCCCGAAGAGAATTATAACGACCGCTCTCACGGAGCAAGACTCGGAGAATTCAGTAACACCGCTGCCGACAGCTTGTCTGGCTATGTCGTACCACAGGAATCCGGCAATCGCACAGGTGTCCGTCGGGTCAGCATTACCAATGAGGATGGAGCGGGGATTGTCATCAGTGCTCTAGCTGCGAAGCCGCTGCAATGCCGCATCTCTCCTTATACAGCTTTTGAACTGGAAAATGCCTATCATCACTACGAATTGCCGCCGATTCATTATACAGTAGTTACCATAGCTGGAGAACAGATGGGCGTCGGCGGTGACGATAGCTGGGGCGCTCCAGTGCATCCTGAGTACCGCGTGCCTTCTGACGGAATTATCGAATATGAGTTTGTGATATCGCAGGCGGGAAAAGAAACAAATATATGA
- a CDS encoding DMT family transporter yields the protein MAGIFYSLLAGIVIAIQGAMNTRLGERVGFWLTNSFVHGSGFIVSFIIYLFIRDGHLGQFQSANKGYMLGGALGVLIVFSVMQGMGRLGTAYSVAFILVAQLIFALIIDSMGLFGVTKTPLQWNKLAGIGVMIGGILIFKGK from the coding sequence ATGGCAGGCATCTTTTATTCTCTGCTCGCAGGGATCGTAATTGCAATTCAAGGGGCAATGAATACGCGCTTAGGTGAAAGAGTAGGTTTTTGGCTAACCAATTCCTTTGTTCACGGCTCGGGATTTATTGTATCCTTTATTATTTATCTCTTTATTCGTGATGGCCATCTGGGCCAATTTCAATCAGCCAACAAAGGTTATATGCTCGGCGGTGCTTTGGGCGTGCTCATAGTATTCTCGGTTATGCAGGGGATGGGACGACTCGGAACGGCGTATTCGGTTGCTTTTATACTGGTAGCCCAATTGATCTTTGCTTTGATCATCGATAGTATGGGGCTCTTTGGTGTGACGAAGACACCTTTACAATGGAACAAGCTCGCCGGTATTGGCGTGATGATTGGCGGAATTCTGATTTTCAAAGGAAAATGA